The following nucleotide sequence is from Thioalkalivibrio sp. XN279.
CTTTCTGGCGGAAATAACCCAGCGAGATATAGCCCCAGAAGTCGCGGCACAGGTCGAGCAGGGCGGTGTTGAAGCGCGCCAGCGCGTGGCAGTACTCGGCAATCCAGTCGTGCGGCTCGATCTGGGTGGTGAAGGGGTTGAACCCGAGGCCCAGCGATTCGACGAAATCACGCGCCACGTTCGGCCAGTCCACGTCCGGATAGGCGGCGAGGTGCGCGTTGTAGTTGCCCACGGCGCCGTTGATCTTGCCCAGCGCCTCGACCGCGAGGAAAGCCTGCTTGAGGCGCTTGAGGCGCCATGCCAGGTTGGCGACCTCCTTGCCCAGGGTGGTGGGCGACGCGGACTGGCCGTGGGTGCGCGAGAGCATGGGCAGGTCGGCATAGCGCTCTGCCATCTCGCCCAGGCGGAAAACCAGGTGGCGCATTTCGGGTTCGAGCACCTGGTCGCGGGCGTCGCGCAACATCAGGGCGTAGGCCAGGTTGTTGATGTCTTCCGAGGTGCAGGCGAAATGCACGAACTCACGCAGACGCCCGCCCGGGTCGACGGGCGCGAGCTGCTCCTTGAGGAAATATTCCACCGCCTTGACGTCGTGGTTGGTGGTGCCCTCGATGGTTTTCACCGTCACCGCCTGCTCCAGCGCCAGGCCGTTCGAGAGCGATTCCAGCACCTCAAGCGCCTTGCCCTCGATCGGGGCCAGTTCGACGATGCCGGACTCCCGGGAAAGCGCCAACAGCCAGCGCGCCTCGACCGCAACCCGGTAGCGGATCAGTCCATACTCGCTGAAGACCGGCCGCAGCGGGGCCACGCGGCCCGTGTAACGCCCGTCGACAGGCGAGACCGCCGTGAGAGGATGCGTCTGCATTGGATTCAAGCCGAAGGTGTTAGGATTGCGCCATCATACCGCAAGGCTTGCCGCGTCCTGAACAGGTCCGGCCGCGACATGGTTTCGTCTTAATAAATAAGCTGTATTTCAAATAGTTGAACGATTGTCTTCTTACCAATTATGAGCTTGGAGGAAGCGCATGAGCGCGCAGGAATATCGCATCGAGAAAGACAGCATGGGGGAGCTGAAGGTGCCGGCAGACGCGCTCTGGGGTGCGCAGACCCAGCGCGCCGTGCAGAACTTCCCGGTCAGCGGGCGTGCCATGCCTCCGGGGTTCATCGCGGCGGTCGGGCTGGTGAAGTGGGCGGCGGCCGGGGCGAACGAGGAACTCGGGCTGCTTGAGCCCGCAGTGGCGGCTGCGATCCGCGAGGCCGCGGCGGCGGTCGCTGCAGGCCGGCACGACGACCAGTTTCCGGTGGACGTGTTCCAGACCGGGTCCGGCACCAGCACCAACATGAATGCGAACGAGGTCATCGCCACCCTGGCCAGCCGGATCGCGGGCGCAACGGTGCACCCGAACGACCACGTCAACATGGGCCAGAGCAGCAATGACGTCATTCCCACCGCGATCCACGTCAGCGCGGCCCTTGCGGTCGAAGGCGAGTTGCTGCCCGCGCTCGACCACCTCGCCGGCGTCATCGAGAAGAAGGCGGTCGCCTGCCGCGACATCGTCAAGACCGGCCGCACGCACCTGATGGATGCCATGCCGGTGCGCCTGGACCAGGAACTCGGCGCCTGGGCGACCCAGGTGCGCTCCGGCATCGCCCGGGTGCGGGGCACCCTGCCGCGGCTATGCCGCCTGGCACAGGGCGGGACAGCAGTCGGCACCGGCATCAACGCTCACCCCGACTTCGGCGCGCGGTTCGCCGCGCAGCTGGCCGGCCGCACCGGTGTCGAATTCCGGCCGAGCGAGGATTACTTCGAGAGCCTGAGCTGCCAGGACACCGCGGTCGAGCTTTCGGGCCAGCTGAAGACCGTGGCGGTGAGCCTGATGAAGATCGCCAACGACCTGCGCTGGATGAACAGCGGCCCGCTCGCGGGGCTCGGCGAGATCGCGCTCCCGGCGCTGCAGCCCGGTTCCAGCATCATGCCGGGCAAGGTCAATCCCGTGATCCCCGAGGCTACGGCGATGGTGGCTGCCCAGGTGATCGGTAACGATGCGGCCATCACGGTGGCAGGCCAGTCCGGCAGTTTCCAGCTCAACGTGATGCTGCCCCTGGTCGCCGATCGGCTGCTCGACAGCCTGCGGGTGCTGGCTGCCGTGGCGCGCGTGCTGGCGGACCAGGCGATCGCCGGGTTCACCGTGAACGAGGACAACCTGCGCGCGGCACTGGAGCGCAACCCGATCCTGGTGACGGCGCTCAACCCCGTGATCGGCTACGAGCTCGGTGCGGCGACGGCGAAGAAGGCGTACGCCCAAGGACGGCCGATTCGCGAGGTCGCGCTGGAGATGACGGACCTCGGCGAGGACGAGCTGGCGCGCCTGCTGGATCCGGCCGGGCTGACGGAGGGCGGCATCCGCAAGTGAGGCAGCTGATCGCGCGGTGCTTTGCCGGCACCAGCCCGGCGCCCCCGGAGCGTTACCGCATTCCCGGGGTGCCCGGCGACCTGCCGCCGGCGCTGGAGCGATTGCGGCCTGCGCGCCTCGTCCCGGCGGCAGTGCTGGTGCCGCTCATCGAGCGGCCGCAGGGGCTGACGGTGCTGTTGACCGTGCGGGCGCCCGGCTTGCGGCACCACGCCGGGCAGGTGAGCTTCCCCGGCGGCAGGCTGGACCCCACGGACACGGGTCCCCTGCAGGCCGCTTTGCGCGAGGCTCGCGAGGAAGTAGGACTGTCCGGGGAGCTGGTCGAGGTGGCCGGCTACCTGCCCAACTACATGACCATCACCGGCTTCTCCGTCACGCCGGTGGTGGGTTTCGTCGCAGGCGAGTTCCAGCCGCACCCGGACACCACGGAGGTCAGCGAGGCTTTCGAGGTGCCGCTCGAGGTGCTGCTCGATCCCGGCAGCATGCAGCTCCGTCACAAGCGTTTCATGGGCGTGAAGCTGCCGTTCTTCGAGATGCCTTGGGGAGAGCACCTCATCTGGGGCGCGACCGCGGCCATGCTGGTGAATTTCCGCGACATCCTGCGGGGGTACGGCGAATGAAGCAGATGGAAGAACTGCTCGAGGTCATGGCCCGCCTGCGCGATCCCGCGCACGGGTGTCCCTGGGACGTGGCGCAGGATTTCGCCAGCATCGCGCCCTACACCATCGAGGAAGCGTACGAGGTCGCCGACGCCATCGAGCGCAACGACCTGGTGGCGTTGCGCGAGGAATTGGGCGACCTGCTGTTCCAGGTGGTGTTCCATGCGCGCATGGCGGAGGAGCAGGGCGCCTTCGACTTCGCCCGCGTCGCGGGCGAGCTCGCCGAAAAGATGCGCCGCCGCCATCCGCATGTGTTCGGTGAAGCCGAGGTGGCCGACGCCGCCGCACAGACCGAGGCCTGGGAGGCCCACAAGGCCCGTGAGCGCGCCGCCAGGCGCCAGGGCGCGCTGGACGACGTCCCGGTGAACCTGCCGGCGCTGGCGCGCGCTCAGAAGCTGGGGCGGCGGGCGGCCCGGGTGGGATTCGACTGGCCGCATGCCCCGGCGGTGCTCGAGAAGCTCGACGAAGAGCGGACCGAGCTGGCCGTGGCCATCGCGCAACGCCGCGACGCACCGGAAGCCGTGGAGGAGGAATTCGGCGACCTGCTGTTCACCATGGTCAACCTGGCCCGGCACCTCGACGTTGACGCCGAAAGCGCGCTGCGCCGTGCGGCGTTGAAATTCGAGCGGCGCTTTCGCCGCATAGAGGAGCGGCTCGCAGCCGACGGGAAGACGCCGGAGGAGGTCGACGCCGCCACGCTGGAACGCCTCTGGAACGAGGTCAAGGAGTCGGAAGCTGGGCGCTGAGACCCCCGCGCCGGACCTGGCGCCGCGCCTGGAATTCCCAGCCGAGCTGCCGGTCTCGGTCGAACGCGAGCGGATCGCCGCAGCGCTCGAGGAAAGCCAGGTCGTCGTGGTGTGCGGCGCCACAGGCTCCGGCAAGACCACCCAGTTGCCGAAGATCTGCCTGCTTGCGGGTCGCGGCCGCGACGGCATGATCGGTCATACCCAGCCGCGTCGCATCGCGGCGCGCGCCGTGGCGGCGCGGGTCGCCACGGAGCTCGGGCCGGCTGGAGACCGGCTGGTGGGCTGGAAGGTGCGGTTCAACGATCGTACCGGGCCGGACTGTCGTCTCAAGCTCATGACCGACGGGATCCTGCTGGCCGAGATACGCAGCGACCCGCTGCTGCGGCGCTACGACACCATCATCATCGACGAGGCCCACGAGCGCAGCCTCAACATCGACTTCCTGCTCGGCTACCTGAAGCAGCTGTTGCCGCGTCGGCCGGAGCTCAAGCTCATCGTCACCTCCGCCACCATCGAGCCGGCGCGCTTCGCCGCGCACTTCGACGGCGCACCGGTGATCGAGGTGGGCGGCACTTCGTACCCCGTGGAGGTGCGTTATCGTCCGCCTGCGGACCCTGATGAGGCCCGACTGCAGGACGGCGTCCTGGCGGCGGTGGACGAACTGCGCGGCCCGGCAGAGTCCGGCGGCCTGCCCGGCGATATCCTGGTATTCCTGCCCGGGGAGCGGGAGATTCGCGAGACCGCGGAAGCACTGCGCAAGCACCACCCGGCCAACACCGAGGTGCTGCCGTTGTACGGCAGGCTCTCGGCGGGCGAACAGGACAGGATTTTTCAGCCGCACGGACGGCGCCGGATCGTGCTCGCCACCAACGTCGCGGAGACCTCGCTCACCGTGCCGGGTATTCGCTGCGTGGTCGACTCCGGGCTGGCCCGGATCAGTCGCTACAGCTATCGCTCCAAGATCCAGCGCCTGCAGGTGGAGCCGATCTCCCAGGCCAGCGCGTGGCAGCGTCGCGGCCGGTGCGGACGCGAAGCTGCAGGCGTCTGCATCCGCCTCTACGAGGAGAGCGATCACGACGCGCGGCCGGAGTACACCGATCCCGAGATCCGGCGCACCAACCTCGCCAGCGTCATCCTGCAGATGGAGACGCTCGGGCTGGGCGAGATCGGCGAGTTCCCGTTCATGGATCCGCCGGACCGGCGTTTCATCAACGACGGTTACCGGTTGCTGCGCGAGCTGGGCGCCGTGGACGAGCGCCGCGGCGTCACCGCATTGGGACGCCGCCTGGCGCGGCTGCCGGTCGATCCGCGTCTCGGGCGCATGCTGCTCGAGGCCGGTCGGCTGGGCTGCGTCGCGGAGCTGCTGGTCATCGCCGCCGGCCTGTCCATCCAGGACCCGCGCGAGCGTCCGGCGGAGACCGCGGCGCAGGCGGACGAGAAGCACGCCTTGTTCCGCGACAAGCAGTCGGACTTTCTCGGCCTGTTGCGGCTGTGGGAGGCCTGGCAGGAGCGGCGGCGGCACGACTCCGGCAGCGCGCAGCGGCGCTGGGCCCGTGAGCATTTCCTGTCTTTCATGCGCCTGCGGGAGTGGCAGGACGTGCACCGCCAGTTGCTCGAGCTCACCGCGCAGATGGGCATGCGCCGCAACGAGGTGGCGGCCGATTACGCCGCCGTGCATCGGGCCATTCTCAGCGGCATGCTGTCGCACATCGGCCGGCTCGACGAGAAGGGGGAGTACCAGGGCGCGCGCAATTTGCGCTTCCGCCTGTTTCCGGACTCCGCCCTGGCGGCAAAGCCGCCCCGCTGGGTGGTGGTGGCTGCGCTGGTGGAGACCGCCCGCGTCTGGGGGCGCATGGCCGCGGCGGTCGAACCGGCATGGATCGAGGCTGCGGGGGGTGACCTGGTGCGGCGCAGCTGGTCGGACCCGCACTGGCAGGAGTCGCGCGGTTTCGTCGCGGCGCGCGCGCAGGCGGCGCTGTTCGGGCTGGTGCTGGCGACCGACCGGCGGGTGGATTTCGCGCGCGTGGACCGGGCCGGGGCGCGGGAAGTGTTCCTGCGTGACGCCCTCGCGGCCGGGCGCCTGCGCACCAGGGGCGCTTTCCTGGCGCACAACCGCGCCCTGGTGCGGACGGTACAGGCGCTCGAGGCGAAGCTGCGCCGGCGCGAGCTGCTGGCAGGCGATGCGGCCATCGCGGCGTTCTACGCGGCCCGTGTTCCTGAAGAGATCTGCTCAACCGCGGCGTTCGAGCGCTGGCGCAAGCGTGCCGAGCGTGATGCGCCGCGGCTCTTGTACATGTCCCTGGACGACCTGCTGAGCGGCGCGCCGCTGCCGCGCGGGGAGGACTTCCCCGACGTGCTGGAGTGCGACGGCAACCGTTTGCCGCTGCGCTATCGCTTCGATCCCGCCGCCGAGGACGACGGCGTGACCGTGCAGGTGCCGCGTCATCTCCTGCCGCTGCTCAGTGAAGACCGGCTGGACTGGCTGGTGCCGGGCTGGCTGGAAGAGAAAGTCGTCGCCATGCTGCGGGCCTTGCCCAAGTCGGCCCGGCGCCGCATCGTCCCGATCCCGGATCATGCGCGTGCCTGCCTCGCCATGCTGCAGCCAGGGCAGGGCCTGCTGCGTGCAGCGCTGGCCGAGGCTTTGCGCCGCGACGCCGGCCTCGAGGTGCCGCCCGAGACCTGGAGCGGCCTCGAGTTCGAGCCCTGGCTGCGTTTTCGCGTCGAGGTGACCGACGGCGACGGCAAAGTACTGGGTGCGTCGCGCGACCTCGACGGACTGAAGCGGGCCTTCGCGCCGGCGGCCGGGGCTGTGACCGAGGGAGCCGTCGCGGAGTGGTCCGGCCAGGGCCTGCGCCGCTGGAGCTGCGGGCTGATGCCGCAGCAAGTCGAAGTGCGACGCGGCCGCACCGTGCAGCGCCTGTTCCCCGCGCTGCAGGATGACGGCGGCGCGGTGTCCTGCCGGTTATTCCCGACTGCCGCGGAGGCCGCGGAGAACCATCGCCACGGCGTGTTGCGCCTGTTGCTGCTGGCGTTGCCCCAGCAGCAGCGTGCATTGCTGCAGCGAGCGCGTGGCGAGCACGCCCTGCTGCTGCGCGGACGCGGCCTGGCGCAGGCCCGGGACCTGGCCGAGGACCTCGTGACTGCGGCTTTCGCGCGCGTATTCCTTGGTGCCGATGCCGAGCTGCCACGGGACGAAGCCGGATTGCAGGCGTGTCTTGACGCCGGCCGGGCCCGGATCATGCCGGACGCCGAGCAGCTGCTGGCTACGGCGGTGCAGGTGCTGGAGCTCCACGACGAATGCAGGTCGAGGCTGGAACGCGGCCTGGTCGGCCCGGGGGCGGCCGAGGCGGCCGCAGACATCGACGGGCAGCTGCGCGAGCTCGTGTACCCCGGTTTCCTGGCGAGTACGCCGCCGGAGCGACTCGACGACCTGCCGCGCTACCTGAAGGCCGTCCTGGCCCGCATGGAAAGGCTGGCGCTGGGCAAGGGCGAAGCACGCCAGGTGCTGGAGCTGCGGCCCCATCGCGAGCGGCTGGCGGAAAGCGCCGCGGCACGCTGGAGCAATCCGGCCGCGGCCGCTGCGTTCAGGCAGTACCGCTGGATGCTGGAAGAGTATCGGGTGCAGCTGTTCGCCCAGGCGCTGGGCGTGCGCGAGAAAGTTTCGCACGCCCGGCTCGAGGCCCAGTGGCAGAAGTGTCGGGAGCTGCAGGCCGGGTTGCGGCCCGCGAATTGACGCACGCGGTGCGCCGCACGGACAATCCCGGCATGTCCGAGCCCAGAGACTGACCATGCGTGTCGGATTCGTCGTCGATGCAAGCTGCGATTTGCCCGACGCATGCCTGGAGCGCCACGGCGTGCGCATCCTGCCGCATGTGCTCGAACTCGGCAGCCGCACCTGGATCGACGAGCGCGATCCCGAGCAGACCATGATGCTGTATCGGCGCTTCATTGCGGATCGCTCGGTCGAGGCGAGAGTGAACGCTGCCAGCACGGCCGAGATCCGTGACATCTTCCTGCAGGAACTGGTGCTTGACTATGACCGCGTGCTGGTCATCAGCGCCGCGGCTGAATTCAGTGACATGCACGCCCACGCGACGGAAGCGTCTTACGCCATCCTGCAGGCCTACCGCGAGCGCCGCGACGCAGCGGACCGCGCCGGAAGCTTCGCCTTGCGCGTGCTGGACAGCCGCAGCCTCGGCGCCGGCGAAGGGGTTGTGCTCTGTCGTGCCCTGGAACTGCTCGAGGACGGCAGGCAAGGCTTCGAGAAGATCCGGCTCACCGTGCGGGACGAGCTGGAGCGCGTCCGGTGCCTGTTTGTGCCCGGGGACCCGTGGTACTTGCGGCGGCGGGGGATGGATGGTCGCGGCAAGGGTATCGGGCGCGGCGAGTACCTGCTCGCCGAACTCGCCGGGGTGCGTCCGATCATCGAGCTTTCCCGCGGCGTGCAGCAGGTGGTGGCGCGCCCGCGCGGCTACGCGGCGGCGTGCGCCCAGGCCATGGATGAGGCCCGCAAGGCGATCGCGCGCGGCCTGGGTACGCCCGCACTGGTGCTGAGCTTCGGCGGCGACCCGCGGGTCATCCGGAAGATGGAGGCCTACCAGGAACTGGAGGCGGCCGCGGTCAGCGCACAACTGGACATGCACCTTGCGGTGATGGGCGCCGGAGCGGGCGCCCGGCTCGGACCGGGCGCTTTTTCCATAGGGTGGCTCGAAGCGTCCGAGTAGCGCCCGGGGTTCAAGCCCGCGGCGCTTGCTCCGGCGCCTTGTCGCCGGGGCGAGACGGCAGCCGGTCGAGCAGCGGTGCGACCAGGTCGAGCGGCAGCGGGAACACGATGGTGTTGGTCTTCTCGCTGGCCACCTGGCTCAGCGTCTGCAGGTAGCGCAGCTGCATCGCCTGGGGTTCGCGGGCCAGCATCTGCGCCGCCTCGAGCAACATCTGCGAGGCCTGCTTTTCGCCCTCCGCATGGATGACCTTGGCGCGCCTGGAGCGCTCGGCCTCGGCCTGCTGGGCGATGGCCCGGATCATGCTCTGTTCGAGGTCGACGTGCTTGATCTCCACGTTGGTGACCTTGATGCCCCAGTTGTCGGTCTGCTGGTCCAGGATGCCCTGGATGTCCGAGTTGAGTTTGTCCCGCTCGGAAAGCATTTCGTCGAGGTCGTGCTGCCCGAGCACGGAGCGCAGGGTCGTCTGCGCGACCTGGCTGGTGGCCTCGTAGACATTCTCCACCTGGATGATGGCGCGCTCGGGATCGACGATGCGGAAATAGACCACGGCGTTGACCTTGACCGAGACGTTGTCCTTGGAGATCACGTCCTGGGTCGGCACGTCCATGACCACGATGCGCAGGTCGGTCTTGACCATCTGCTGGATGACCGGGATGACGATGATCAGTCCCGGGCCTTTCACCTTGTAGAAGCGACCGAGCTGGAAGATCACGCCCCGCTCGTACTCCTTGAGAATCTTGATCGCGCTGATGAGCAGCAGCAGGACGCCGGCCAGGAGCAGCGTGGTGAAGTAGCTAAACATGTCAGTTCTCCTTGGATTCGTCCGCTTCCACTTCCAGGGTCAGGCCGTGCATCGCCTTGACCCGCAGGATCTGTCCCTGGCTCACCGGTGCGCCGGCATGGGCGTTCCACAGCTCGCCGTGCACGCGCACCAGCCCGGTGCCGGAAAAGTCGTCCAGCGCCACCGCCTCGGCGCCGAGCATGTCCTCGCGCCCGCTCACGATCGGTCGGTTGCGGGCCCGTACGGCGAACCAGACGATGGCCATCACCGCGCTGCCGCCGAGCAGGGCGATGGAACCGATCAACGCCAGCGGCACGCCGAAGCCCGGCACGTCGGTGTCCATCAGGATCACCGACCCGACCACGAAGGCGATGATGCCGCCTATCCCCAGCGCGCCGAAGCTCGGCACGAAAATCTCCCCGATCATCATCAGGACCCCAAGGACGATCAGGGCCAGGCCGGCGTAGTTCACGGGCAGGATCTGGAAGGCGTACAAGGCCAGCAGCAGGCAGATGGCGCCGACCACGCCGGGCACGATCGCGCCGGGGTTGTAACCTTCGAAAATGAGACCGTAGATGCCCGCAAGCAGCAGCATGTAAGCGACGGTGGGGCTGGTGATCACGGACAGCAACTCGGTGCGCCAGTCGGGCTGAACGCTCTCCACGGCGAGACCCTGGGTCTGGATCACCACGTCGCCGGCTTCGGTGGACACCGTGCGGCCATCAATGGCGCGCAGCAGCTCGCCCATGTCGGCGGCGACCAGGTCGATGACGTTTTCCTCCACCGCGCGCTCGGCGGTCATGCTCGCCGACTCGCGCACCGCGCGCTCCGCCCAGTCGGCATTCCGACCCCGTTGCTCCGCAAGACTGCGAATATAGGCGACGGCGTCGTTCACCGCCTTGGCTTCGGGGCCGCCCTTCATAGGGGCGGGCTCGGTGTCGTCCGCGCCCACGCCCTCGCTCTCGCCCTGGCCGGAGGCGTCGTCGCCGGGGTCGGCCGGGGGCTCCCCGGGCGCGGGCTGCTGGCCGCCACCCACGGGCACCGGGGTCGCGGCACCGAGGTTCGTCGCCGGGGCCATGGCCGCGACGTGGCTGGCATAAAGGATGTAGGTGCCGGCGCTGGCCGCGCGTGAGCCGCCGGGCGCCACCCAGGTCACGACCGGGACCGGCGAGCTCAAGATGGCCTTGATGATGTCGCGCATGGCGCTGTCGAGCCCGCCGGGCGTGTCCATCTGGATGATGATGAGCTGCGCCCGTTGCGCTGCGGCCTCTTGGATGCCGCGGACCACGTAATCGCTGGTGGCGGGTCCCAGCGGACCGTTGATTTCCAGCAGCACTGCGCGCCCCGTGCCGGCCCCGTCGGGCGGTGCAGCCGCCTGCTGGCTGAGAGCCGCGACGGCGACCAGGCAGAGCACCGATACGAGGAGGGCGCGCAGCGTGTTCATGGGCCCATGTTAACCACAGCGCGTGGCCGGTGCCACACGCCTTCCGCGGCGGCGATATACTTGCGGCCCCAGGCGGCGGCAGGCGCGGAAATGGCATCCAACCGTATCGTTTTTCTCAGCACCGGCGGCACCATCGACAAGGTCTATTTCGACGAGGCCAGCCGCTTCGAGGTGGGCGAGACCGTGGTCGCCAAGATCCTGCGCGACGGTGGCGTGACTTATGACTTCGAGGTCGTGCCCTTGATGCGCAAGGACAGCCTGCAGATCAGCGACCGGGACCGCGCTGCAATCCGTGCCGCCGTGGAGGTGCGTGACGAGTCACGGGTCATAGTGACGCACGGCACGGACACCATGGTGGAGACCGCGAAGGTTCTGGCAGGCATACCGGGCAAGACCATTGTCATGACCGGTGCGCTCAGCCCGGCGCGTTTCCAGGCTTCCGACGCGGTGTTCAACATCGGCATGGCGGTCGCGGCGGTGCAGACCTGCCCGCCCGGCGTCTGGATCGCCATGAGCGGGCAGGTCTTCCCCTGGGACCACGTGCGCAAGAACCGCGGGCTCAACCGCTTCGAACGCCTCGACGGTTGATCAGTCCAGCTCGAACTTGATGCCCTGCGCAAGCGGCAGCTCGTGGCTGAAGTTGATGGTGTTGGTCTGGCGCCGCATGTAGGCCTTCCACGCATCTGAGCCGGCCTCGCGCCCGCCGCCCGTCTCCTTCTCACCGCCGAAGGCGCCACCGATTTCGGCGCCCGAAGTGCCGATGTTGACGTTGGCGATGCCGCAGTCGCTGCCGGTGGCCGAGAGGAAGCGCTCCGCGGCCTGCAGGTCGTCAGTGAAAATGGCGGAGGACAGCCCCTGGCGCACGGCATTGTTGAGGGCGATGGCCTCGTCGAAGTGGTGGAACGGGATCAGGTACAGGATCGGCGCGAAGGTTTCCTCCTGCACCACGTCCCACTCGTTGCTGGCCTTGACGATGGTCGGCTGCACGAAATGGCCCTTGCCCTCGATGACGTGGCCGCCGGTCAGCACGCGACCGCCGCGCACGATGACCTTTTCGATCGCCGCTTCGTAGCGCAGCACGGCGTCGCCGTCGATCAGCGGGCCCATCAGGGTCCCGGCGTCCAGCGGGTCGCCCACCTTGACCTGCTGGTAGGCATGCATCAGGCGATGCGCCAGCTCGTCGAACAGTTTCTCGTGCACCAGCACGCGCCGCGTCGTGGTGCAGCGCTGCCCCGCCGTGCCCACGGCGCCGAACACGATGGCAGGCACCGCCAGCTCGAGGTTGGCTTTCTCGTCCACGATGATGGCGTTGTTGCCGCCGAGCTCGAGCAGCGATCGTCCCATGCGGGCGGCCACGCGTTCGCCCACCTTGCGTCCGACCGGCGTCGAGCCGGTGAAGGAGACGAGGTCCACGCGGGGGTCGTCGACGAAGGCCTCGGCCATGGCGACGTCGCCTTCGATGAAGAGGTTGAAAATCGGCGGATAGTCGTGTCCGGCCAGCGCTTCGTTGCAGATCTTCTGCACGGCGAGCGCGCACAGCGGCGTCTTCGGCGACGGCTTCCAGATACACACGTCCCCGCACACCGCGGCGATGAACGCGTTCCAGCTCCATACCGCGACCGGGAAATTGAAGGCGCTGATGATCCCGACCACGCCGAGCGGGTGCCATTGCTCGTACATGCGATGGCCCGGGCGCTCCGAGTGCATGGTGCGGCCGTAGAGCATGCGCGACTGGCCGACGGCGAAATCGGCGATGTCGATCATTTCCTGCACTTCGCCGTCGCCTTCCGCCTTGATCTTGCCCATCTCCAGGCTGACCAGGCTGCCCAGCGCGTCCTTGTGCCGGCGCAACGCCTCGGCGCACAGGCGCACGGCTTCGCCGCGCTGCGGCGCGGGCATCGCGCGCCAGAGGTGGAACGCTTCTTTCGCGCTGCCGACGATCTCTTCGTACTCGTCCGGCGAGGCGGTGCGGATGCTCGCGATGCGCTCTCCCGTGGCCGGGTTGAACGAATCGATCTTGCGACCGCGGCCAGGCAGTTCCCGGCCGCCGGCCCAGGCGCCGGAGTTCTCGTCCTCCAGGCCAAGGCTCTTCAGGATCTCGTGCATGTCAGTCTCCCTTTGCGCGCTGGTGCCCCACGGCGCCAGTGGCGATCATGCGGGCCGACACCTCGTAGGTGCCCCCGTGTGCGTAGTAGCGCCCGAAGCGGTTATCGAGCACGTCCCTGAGGTGAAAACTCTCCTGCGTCACGAACCCCCGGTGTTGCCCCGGGTTGGCCAGCACCAGGTCGGTGACGGCGCACACGCCGGCGGCCGTCGTCACCTGGATGGCAGACCACAGCCGACCGGCGATGACCTGCGGATAAATCTTGTTGACGTAGTTCTCTTCGCGCAGCTCGCCGTCCTGCTTGCCGACGACCGACACGTAGACGATGACCACGTCCTGCAGGGTCCGCGGCACGGCGTTCTCGAGGACGCGCTTCAGGGTGTCGCGGTCGTGGTTGAGCTTGAGCCCGTTCATGAGCAGGCGCATCTGGTTGCAGTGCCCGGGGTAGCGCATGGTCTTGTAGTTCATCTTGCTCACGCGGCCGCGCCAGGAGTCGGCGAGGGAGCCAAGGCCGCCCGAGGTGTTGAATGCCTCGTACTTGGTGCCGTCGATCTCGATCTCCTCCAGGCCTTCGAGCGGCAGCACCTTGAT
It contains:
- a CDS encoding DegV family protein is translated as MRVGFVVDASCDLPDACLERHGVRILPHVLELGSRTWIDERDPEQTMMLYRRFIADRSVEARVNAASTAEIRDIFLQELVLDYDRVLVISAAAEFSDMHAHATEASYAILQAYRERRDAADRAGSFALRVLDSRSLGAGEGVVLCRALELLEDGRQGFEKIRLTVRDELERVRCLFVPGDPWYLRRRGMDGRGKGIGRGEYLLAELAGVRPIIELSRGVQQVVARPRGYAAACAQAMDEARKAIARGLGTPALVLSFGGDPRVIRKMEAYQELEAAAVSAQLDMHLAVMGAGAGARLGPGAFSIGWLEASE
- the hrpA gene encoding ATP-dependent RNA helicase HrpA, producing the protein MAAALEESQVVVVCGATGSGKTTQLPKICLLAGRGRDGMIGHTQPRRIAARAVAARVATELGPAGDRLVGWKVRFNDRTGPDCRLKLMTDGILLAEIRSDPLLRRYDTIIIDEAHERSLNIDFLLGYLKQLLPRRPELKLIVTSATIEPARFAAHFDGAPVIEVGGTSYPVEVRYRPPADPDEARLQDGVLAAVDELRGPAESGGLPGDILVFLPGEREIRETAEALRKHHPANTEVLPLYGRLSAGEQDRIFQPHGRRRIVLATNVAETSLTVPGIRCVVDSGLARISRYSYRSKIQRLQVEPISQASAWQRRGRCGREAAGVCIRLYEESDHDARPEYTDPEIRRTNLASVILQMETLGLGEIGEFPFMDPPDRRFINDGYRLLRELGAVDERRGVTALGRRLARLPVDPRLGRMLLEAGRLGCVAELLVIAAGLSIQDPRERPAETAAQADEKHALFRDKQSDFLGLLRLWEAWQERRRHDSGSAQRRWAREHFLSFMRLREWQDVHRQLLELTAQMGMRRNEVAADYAAVHRAILSGMLSHIGRLDEKGEYQGARNLRFRLFPDSALAAKPPRWVVVAALVETARVWGRMAAAVEPAWIEAAGGDLVRRSWSDPHWQESRGFVAARAQAALFGLVLATDRRVDFARVDRAGAREVFLRDALAAGRLRTRGAFLAHNRALVRTVQALEAKLRRRELLAGDAAIAAFYAARVPEEICSTAAFERWRKRAERDAPRLLYMSLDDLLSGAPLPRGEDFPDVLECDGNRLPLRYRFDPAAEDDGVTVQVPRHLLPLLSEDRLDWLVPGWLEEKVVAMLRALPKSARRRIVPIPDHARACLAMLQPGQGLLRAALAEALRRDAGLEVPPETWSGLEFEPWLRFRVEVTDGDGKVLGASRDLDGLKRAFAPAAGAVTEGAVAEWSGQGLRRWSCGLMPQQVEVRRGRTVQRLFPALQDDGGAVSCRLFPTAAEAAENHRHGVLRLLLLALPQQQRALLQRARGEHALLLRGRGLAQARDLAEDLVTAAFARVFLGADAELPRDEAGLQACLDAGRARIMPDAEQLLATAVQVLELHDECRSRLERGLVGPGAAEAAADIDGQLRELVYPGFLASTPPERLDDLPRYLKAVLARMERLALGKGEARQVLELRPHRERLAESAAARWSNPAAAAAFRQYRWMLEEYRVQLFAQALGVREKVSHARLEAQWQKCRELQAGLRPAN
- a CDS encoding slipin family protein; translation: MFSYFTTLLLAGVLLLLISAIKILKEYERGVIFQLGRFYKVKGPGLIIVIPVIQQMVKTDLRIVVMDVPTQDVISKDNVSVKVNAVVYFRIVDPERAIIQVENVYEATSQVAQTTLRSVLGQHDLDEMLSERDKLNSDIQGILDQQTDNWGIKVTNVEIKHVDLEQSMIRAIAQQAEAERSRRAKVIHAEGEKQASQMLLEAAQMLAREPQAMQLRYLQTLSQVASEKTNTIVFPLPLDLVAPLLDRLPSRPGDKAPEQAPRA
- a CDS encoding asparaginase domain-containing protein; the encoded protein is MASNRIVFLSTGGTIDKVYFDEASRFEVGETVVAKILRDGGVTYDFEVVPLMRKDSLQISDRDRAAIRAAVEVRDESRVIVTHGTDTMVETAKVLAGIPGKTIVMTGALSPARFQASDAVFNIGMAVAAVQTCPPGVWIAMSGQVFPWDHVRKNRGLNRFERLDG
- a CDS encoding nodulation protein NfeD produces the protein MNTLRALLVSVLCLVAVAALSQQAAAPPDGAGTGRAVLLEINGPLGPATSDYVVRGIQEAAAQRAQLIIIQMDTPGGLDSAMRDIIKAILSSPVPVVTWVAPGGSRAASAGTYILYASHVAAMAPATNLGAATPVPVGGGQQPAPGEPPADPGDDASGQGESEGVGADDTEPAPMKGGPEAKAVNDAVAYIRSLAEQRGRNADWAERAVRESASMTAERAVEENVIDLVAADMGELLRAIDGRTVSTEAGDVVIQTQGLAVESVQPDWRTELLSVITSPTVAYMLLLAGIYGLIFEGYNPGAIVPGVVGAICLLLALYAFQILPVNYAGLALIVLGVLMMIGEIFVPSFGALGIGGIIAFVVGSVILMDTDVPGFGVPLALIGSIALLGGSAVMAIVWFAVRARNRPIVSGREDMLGAEAVALDDFSGTGLVRVHGELWNAHAGAPVSQGQILRVKAMHGLTLEVEADESKEN